The Christiangramia flava JLT2011 region TTTTCCCGATGGAGAATATTTTGAATATGGTTGGGAACAGTTAAAAGAGATGGGAGCGGCGATCGTAGATGAACATTATTACAGAAGTCCGGAGTGGTTTCGCGAGAATGCCAACAGGTATGACCATTATGACCGAAGTGGACCAAAGGTTTTTGCCGGTGAATATGCTGCTCAAAGTGTAGCCATTGCCAGTCCCGAAAATAAGAATAACTGGGAAACTGCCTTATCTGAAGCAGCATTTATGACCGGCCTGGAAAGAAATGCTGATGTAGTGACGCTCACTTCTTACGCACCCCTGATGGCTCATAAAGAAGGTTGGCAATGGACTCCTGATATGATCTGGTTCGACAACCTGCAATCATACGGAACACCAAATTATTATGTTCAGAAACTATTTGGAACCAATAGCGGGACAAACCTGTTGAAGATTACGGAAGATGGGAAAGAACTGATTGGGCAGGAGGAACTCTACGCTTCGGCGGTTACCGATTCAAATTCAGGGGAATTGATCATCAAGCTGGTAAATACTTCTTCCGAAGAAAAATCAGTTAAATTGGATGTAAAAGGCACAAGGCTAGGTTCCTCCGGGAAAATGATGGTTCTGCAGAAACAGGATTTATCTGCTGAAAATTCTTTTGAGAACCCCACGAACATTCAGCCGGTAGAGGAAACTATCAAAACTGGATCGCAGCAACTGGAAGTTTCTTTAAAGCCTTATTCGCTCAATGTCCTGAAGTTAAAGATGAGTTAAATTAATAAGTGTTTTATTTACGCTTATTAAATGAAAAATGATATATTTGAAATAAATGATTTGAGGATGAATAAGTATGTTATAGGCCTGGACTACGGGACAGATTCGGTTCGAGCGGTTTTGGTGAATGCGGAAACCGGGAAAGAAGAGGCATCTTCGACGCACTTTTACGAGCGTTGGAAAAAAGGAGCTTTCTGTAAACCGGAAGTCAATCGATTTCGCCAGTACCCGCTGGATCATATCGAGGGGCTGGAAAACACGATCAAATCGGTTCTGCAGGAAACCGGTATCGATGGCAAGGCGGTGAAAGGAATCTGTATAGACACCACCGGTTCTTCTCCGGTCCCTGTGACCTCAGAAGGAAAAGCGCTGGCCCTGGAAACCGAATTTCAGGATAATCCCAACGCCATGATGGTTTTGTGGAAAGATCATACCGCCATAGAAGAGGCTAATGAAATCAACGATTTAGCAAGAAATTGGGGTGGCCCGGATTATACCAGGTTTGAAGGAGGTATCTATTCTTCAGAATGGTTCTGGGCCAAAATATTACATATTGCCAGGGAAGACGAAAAAGTGCGGAATGCTGCCTACTCCTGGATGGAACATTGTGATTTGATGACCTTTATGCTCATTGATTCTGATCTGGAAAACTTCAAACGCAGTCGCTGTGCGGCGGGACATAAGGCCATGTGGCACGAGTCGTGGGATGGTCTTCCTTCCGAAGAATTTTTGGGTCAGTTGCATCCTTACCTTGCCGCTTTGCGCGGACGTTTGTATGCTGAAACCTATACTTCAGATGAAATTGCGGGGAATTTGAACCAGCAGTGGGCTGATAAATTAGGCTTGAGCACCGATTGTGTGGTGGCTGTTGGAACCTTTGATGCCCATTCGGGAGCGGTGGGCGCCCAGATCGATAAAAATGCGCTCGTCAGGGTAATGGGAACCTCGACCTGTGACATCATCGTTTCTGAAAATGCTGAAATTGGTGATACGACGGTCAGGGGAATTTGCGGACAGGTAGACGGCTCGGTGATTCCGGGGATGATCGGCCTGGAAGCGGGACAATCGGCTTTTGGCGATGTGCTGGCCTGGTTCAGGAGCGTGCTGGAATGGCCACTGGAAAACCTGGTTTATACTTCTGAAATTCTTTCCGAAGAGCAAAAAACCGCCCTGAAAGAAGAAATTTCTAAAAAATTCATACCGGAATTGTCAAAACAGGCGGAAGCCCTGGAACTTTCCGAAAGTATTCCAATAGCTTTAGATTGGATCAATGGCCGGAGAACGCCCGATGCGAACCAGGAACTTAAAAGTGCCTTTACGAACCTTTCTCTCGGTACCAAAGCGCCGCATATTTTTAAGGCTTTGATCAATTCGATCTGTTTTGGTTCCAAGATGATCGTAGACCGGTTTGTGGAAGAAGGTGTGAAGATCGATACGGTGATCGGGATTGGCGGCGTGGCCAGGAAATCGCCATATATTATGCAAACCCTTGCCAATACGCTGAATATGCCAATTAAAGTAGCTTCTTCTGATGAGGCTCCGGCATTGGGCGCGGCCATCTATGCCGCGGTAGCAGCAGGTTTGTACCCAAATGTGCTCGAGGCCAGTAAAAAACTGGGAAGTGCATTTGAAGCAGAATACCTTCCGCAGCCTGAAAAAGTGGAAGAAATCAAGAGTTTTATGACCGAATATAAAATCCTGGCCGGGTTCGTCGAACAAACGATCAGTAATAAAATCAAACAAAATGAGCTTGTATAAAGACTTAAAACAGGAATGTTACGAGGCCAATATGCAGCTGAATGAGCTGGGTCTGGTGATCTATACCTTCGGAAATGTTAGCGCTGTAGACCGGGAAAATGGTGTTTTTGCCATCAAGCCGAGCGGCGTACCTTATGAAGACCTGAAACCGGAAGATATCGTGATCCTCGATTTCGACAATAATGTGGTTGAAGGAAAGATGCGACCTTCTTCTGATACCAAGACCCACGCCTATTTGTACAAGAACTGGAAGAATATCGGTGGGATCGCCCATACCCACGCGACTTATTCGGTTGCCTGGGCGCAAAGTCAGCTGGATATTCCTATTTTCGGCACGACGCATGCCGATCATCTTACGGAAGATATTCCCTGTGCAGCGCCTATGCGGGACGATTTGATCGAAGGCAATTACGAGCACAATACCGGCATCCAGATTTTGGAATGTTTTAAGGAAAAGAACATTTCCTATGAAGAAGTACCCATGGTCCTTTTAGGAAATCATGGACCTTTTACCTGGGGCAAGACCGCGGCTAAAGCGGTGTACCACAGCAAAGTGCTGGAAGCCGTCGCGGAAATGGCCTATCTCACCCTTCAGATCAATCCGAAGGCACCGCGATTAAAAGATTCATTGATTAAAAAACACTACGAGCGTAAGCATGGAAAAGATGCCTATTACGGTCAGAATTAATATTATATAAAAAGGAAATGACAGATTTTACCCAAAAAGAAGTCTGGTTTATCACCGGAAGTCAGCATTTATACGGCGAAGAAACTCTCAAACAGGTCGCCGCCAATTCCAAAGAAATTGTTCAGGGATTTAATGATTCCAAACTGGTACCCGTAAAACTGGTACACAAAGATACTGTGACTACGCCAGATGAGATCACTAAGGTGATGCTGGAGGCCAATAACCGCCGGGAATGTATTGGGGTGGTGACCTGGATGCATACTTTTTCACCCGCCAAAATGTGGATCAAAGGCCTGGGACTGCTGAAAAAACCGATCTGCCATCTGCATACCCAGTTCAATGCGGAGATTCCGTGGAACAAGATCGATATGGATTTCATGAATTTGAACCAGTCGGCTCACGGAGATCGTGAATTCGGTTTTATGATGACCAGAATGCGTAAAAAACGCAAGGTGATCGTTGGTCACTGGAAAACCGATAGCACCCAGCGCAAACTGGGCAACTGGCAACGTGTGGCACTTGGTTGGGATGAATTACAGCATTTGAAGGTGGCCAGAATAGGCGATAATATGCGCCAGGTTGCGGTAACCGAAGGTGACAAGGTAGCCGCGCAGATGAAATTTGGGATGGAAGTGAATGCCTATGACTCTTCAGATGTTGTGGCCGAAATACGCCAGGTAACCAGCGAGCAGGTGCAGGATTTGCTGAAAACTTACGAAAACGATTACGAGCTTTCCGAAGCATTAAAGGAAGGTGGAGATCAGCGGGATTCCCTTGTGGAGGCGGCAAAAATTGAACTCGGCTTACGTGCCTTTTTGGATAAAGGAGGCTTCAAGGCTTTTACAGATACTTTTGAGAATTTAGGAGAATTGAAACAACTTCCGGGTCTTGCCGTACAAAGGCTGATGGCCGATGGCTATGGTTTTGGAGCTGAAGGTGACTGGAAAACTGCGGCCTTGTTAAGAGCCATGAAAGTAATGGCACAGGGACTGGAAGGCGGGACTTCCTTTATGGAAGATTACACGAATCATTTTACGGAAAATACCGATTATGTCCTGGGCTCTCACATGCTGGAGATCTGCCCTTCGATTGCTGAAGGAAAACCCTCCTGTGAAGTGCATCCGCTGGGAATTGGCGGAAAAGAAGACCCGGTAAGACTGGTTTTTAATTCCCCTAAGGGAGCCGCTTTGAATGCCTCGCTGGTCGATATGGGCAACCGTTTCCGTTTGATCGTGAACGAAGTGGAGGCAGTGGCACCGGAAGCCGATCTTCCGAATCTTCCCGTAGCCCGTGTGCTCTGGGAACCCAAACCAAATATGGATGTGGCTGTAACCTCCTGGATACTTGCCGGTGGTGCGCACCATACCGTGTATACCCAGGCACTTTCTACGGAATTTCTGGAAGATTTCGCCGATATCGCCGGGATCGAACTGCTGGTGATCGACGAGCAGACCAAAGTGCGCGATTTCAAAGACAAGATCAATGCCAACGAAGCCTATTACCATTTGTTCCAGCACGGAATGTAACCACTAAAACAAGCATTATGAAAAAAATATTCAAAACCTTGCCGGCCATTTTTCTGTTGAGCTCGCTGCTTTTCATTCAGTGTAAGAATACTGATAAAAATGAAGGCTCCGCTGCTGAAAATGAGCAGGCCGAAGGCACCCGCGATGACCGTGGAATGCAGATCAGTGAATCTGAGTTTGGTAAAACTTCCGAAGGGGAGGCGGTAACAAAATATACGATCACGAATTCCGCAGGCCTGGAAATGAGCGTGATCAACTATGGCGGGATCATTACTTCCTTAAAAGTTCCGAATAAAAATGGGGAATACCAGGATGTGGTACTGGGGCTGGATTCGGTTTCGCAATATGAAACTGCCGGAACCTACTTTGGGGCGATCATCGGTCGCTTCGGAAATCGCATCGCGAATGCCTCTTTTGAATTGGACGGAAAAAAATATCAGCTGGAAGCCAATGATGGTCCGAATAGTTTGCACGGCGGAAATAAAGGTTTTGACAAGGTGATCTGGAATGTGGAACCCAGCGCCGGCGAAGATGAAGCTTCTCTGAAGCTCACTTATACCAGTAAAGATGGAGAAGGAGGTTATCCAGGAAATCTGGAAACTACAGTAACCTACACTATCAATTCTAATAACGAGCTGGATATTAAGTATGAGGCGACAACAGATCAAAAGACCGTGGTAAACCTCACCCAGCATTCCTATTTTAACCTTTCCGGAGATTTCAGCAAGACCATTCTGGACCATGTGGTACAGATTGATGCAGATGAATATTTACCGGTTGATAAAACCCTGATCCCAACCGGGAAACTGGAGCCGGTAGAAGGAACTCCATTCGATTTTAGGGAGCCAACTCCTATTTCAGAGGGAATGAAGCAGGAAGAATCTAATGAACAACTAAAACGAGGTCCAGGGTTTGATCACTGCTGGGTATTGAATGATCAGGACAACGGGATGCGTCTGGCGGCTTCGGCTTATGAGCCAACAAGCGGAAGATTGATGGAAGTTTACACTACCGAACCGGCTTTACAGTTCTATATCGGGAATTTTCTAGATGGCAGTCTGCCGGCCAAAGGTGGTGGGAATTATGAAAAACGTACCGGTTTCTGCATGGAAACCCAGCATTATCCAGATTCTCCAAACCAGGAGCAATTCCCTTCCGTAGTGCTGGAACCTGGAGATACTTATACTTCAGAAACTGCTTATAAATTTTCAGTAAAATAAGATGCAAACACTCGATACTTTTGACTGGATCACCATTTCGATCTATTTCGCCATACTGGTAGGAATCGCCATCTGGGTGATCAAAAAGAAGAACACGAATACCGAAGATTACTTTTTGGCAGGTAGGAACGTGGGCTGGTTCGTAGTAGGAGCCTCCATCTTTGCCTCCAATATTGGTTCCGAGCATGTTGTTGGTCTGGCCGGAGCAGGAGCAGGCGACAAACTTCCCATGCTCATCTATGAAATTCAGGCCTGGGTGGTGCTCATTCTTGGCTGGGTATTCCTGCCATTCTATGCAAGAAGCGGGGTGTTTACCATGCCGGAATTCCTGGAGAAACGCTTCGATGCTCGCTCCAGATGGGTGCTTTCCATCTTTTCGATCATCGCGTATGTACTTACTAAAATTTCGGTAACCATTTATGCCGGAGGAATTGTGGTAGCAGCCTTATTAGGAATTGATTTCTG contains the following coding sequences:
- a CDS encoding ribulokinase, whose translation is MNKYVIGLDYGTDSVRAVLVNAETGKEEASSTHFYERWKKGAFCKPEVNRFRQYPLDHIEGLENTIKSVLQETGIDGKAVKGICIDTTGSSPVPVTSEGKALALETEFQDNPNAMMVLWKDHTAIEEANEINDLARNWGGPDYTRFEGGIYSSEWFWAKILHIAREDEKVRNAAYSWMEHCDLMTFMLIDSDLENFKRSRCAAGHKAMWHESWDGLPSEEFLGQLHPYLAALRGRLYAETYTSDEIAGNLNQQWADKLGLSTDCVVAVGTFDAHSGAVGAQIDKNALVRVMGTSTCDIIVSENAEIGDTTVRGICGQVDGSVIPGMIGLEAGQSAFGDVLAWFRSVLEWPLENLVYTSEILSEEQKTALKEEISKKFIPELSKQAEALELSESIPIALDWINGRRTPDANQELKSAFTNLSLGTKAPHIFKALINSICFGSKMIVDRFVEEGVKIDTVIGIGGVARKSPYIMQTLANTLNMPIKVASSDEAPALGAAIYAAVAAGLYPNVLEASKKLGSAFEAEYLPQPEKVEEIKSFMTEYKILAGFVEQTISNKIKQNELV
- a CDS encoding L-ribulose-5-phosphate 4-epimerase; amino-acid sequence: MSLYKDLKQECYEANMQLNELGLVIYTFGNVSAVDRENGVFAIKPSGVPYEDLKPEDIVILDFDNNVVEGKMRPSSDTKTHAYLYKNWKNIGGIAHTHATYSVAWAQSQLDIPIFGTTHADHLTEDIPCAAPMRDDLIEGNYEHNTGIQILECFKEKNISYEEVPMVLLGNHGPFTWGKTAAKAVYHSKVLEAVAEMAYLTLQINPKAPRLKDSLIKKHYERKHGKDAYYGQN
- the araA gene encoding L-arabinose isomerase; the encoded protein is MTDFTQKEVWFITGSQHLYGEETLKQVAANSKEIVQGFNDSKLVPVKLVHKDTVTTPDEITKVMLEANNRRECIGVVTWMHTFSPAKMWIKGLGLLKKPICHLHTQFNAEIPWNKIDMDFMNLNQSAHGDREFGFMMTRMRKKRKVIVGHWKTDSTQRKLGNWQRVALGWDELQHLKVARIGDNMRQVAVTEGDKVAAQMKFGMEVNAYDSSDVVAEIRQVTSEQVQDLLKTYENDYELSEALKEGGDQRDSLVEAAKIELGLRAFLDKGGFKAFTDTFENLGELKQLPGLAVQRLMADGYGFGAEGDWKTAALLRAMKVMAQGLEGGTSFMEDYTNHFTENTDYVLGSHMLEICPSIAEGKPSCEVHPLGIGGKEDPVRLVFNSPKGAALNASLVDMGNRFRLIVNEVEAVAPEADLPNLPVARVLWEPKPNMDVAVTSWILAGGAHHTVYTQALSTEFLEDFADIAGIELLVIDEQTKVRDFKDKINANEAYYHLFQHGM
- a CDS encoding aldose epimerase family protein; its protein translation is MKKIFKTLPAIFLLSSLLFIQCKNTDKNEGSAAENEQAEGTRDDRGMQISESEFGKTSEGEAVTKYTITNSAGLEMSVINYGGIITSLKVPNKNGEYQDVVLGLDSVSQYETAGTYFGAIIGRFGNRIANASFELDGKKYQLEANDGPNSLHGGNKGFDKVIWNVEPSAGEDEASLKLTYTSKDGEGGYPGNLETTVTYTINSNNELDIKYEATTDQKTVVNLTQHSYFNLSGDFSKTILDHVVQIDADEYLPVDKTLIPTGKLEPVEGTPFDFREPTPISEGMKQEESNEQLKRGPGFDHCWVLNDQDNGMRLAASAYEPTSGRLMEVYTTEPALQFYIGNFLDGSLPAKGGGNYEKRTGFCMETQHYPDSPNQEQFPSVVLEPGDTYTSETAYKFSVK